A stretch of the Cloacibacillus sp. genome encodes the following:
- a CDS encoding nitrilase-related carbon-nitrogen hydrolase — protein sequence MNDKKQFRTALLQIPVALGDRRANMESVEGWFKEYYKPSEMTTAVVLPELWDTGYALDVVPQVADKNAAQTTDFLGRLAKQYGCWFTGGSVMAEENGKFYNRSLIVNPAGDLVTHYDKVHLVPFITVEDGVFEHGEKPCIFDMDGITCGSIICYDIRFPEWIRVYALKGVEALFICSQWTRSRMDLYRTMIRAHAIENMFFTVAVNNCDYSGDIDFGGESFVSSPTGEVLASCSGTRDAKFAEIDVTNINENRQFLKVFEKRLPHLYGDLVK from the coding sequence ATGAATGACAAAAAACAATTCAGAACGGCGCTGCTTCAGATACCGGTCGCACTTGGGGACAGGCGCGCTAATATGGAGAGCGTTGAGGGCTGGTTCAAGGAATACTACAAGCCTTCTGAAATGACGACGGCGGTCGTGTTGCCGGAGCTGTGGGATACGGGATACGCGCTTGACGTCGTGCCGCAGGTGGCGGATAAGAACGCGGCTCAGACTACGGATTTTCTGGGACGTCTCGCAAAACAATACGGCTGCTGGTTCACCGGCGGTTCCGTGATGGCGGAGGAAAACGGTAAGTTTTACAACAGGAGCCTCATCGTCAACCCGGCCGGAGATTTGGTGACACATTACGATAAGGTGCATCTCGTGCCGTTTATAACGGTTGAGGACGGCGTCTTTGAGCACGGCGAAAAGCCCTGCATATTTGATATGGACGGCATCACCTGCGGAAGCATCATCTGCTACGACATACGTTTCCCCGAGTGGATACGCGTATACGCCCTAAAGGGCGTGGAGGCGCTCTTTATATGCAGCCAGTGGACGCGTTCGCGCATGGACCTTTACCGCACCATGATCCGCGCCCACGCGATAGAAAACATGTTCTTCACGGTGGCCGTCAACAACTGCGATTATTCGGGCGATATAGACTTCGGCGGCGAATCTTTCGTCTCTTCTCCCACGGGAGAGGTGCTTGCCTCGTGCTCAGGCACCCGCGACGCAAAGTTTGCGGAGATAGACGTCACCAACATAAATGAAAACAGGCAGTTCTTAAAGGTGTTCGAGAAACGCCTGCCGCACCTTTACGGCGATTTGGTGAAATAA
- a CDS encoding corrinoid protein, translating into MNVILSEIANAVLDGEAKNIVLLCQKAVAENVPVADILKKGLIAGMNEVGILFKEGEMFVPEVLVSAKTLQYGVDYLSPYLKEAGVEVSGKIITVTVEGDLHDIGIKLVGMMLEGAGFEVINLGVDRKAADIIAKVKELKPDILAMSAMLTTTMGKMEEVIALLKQEGLYDQLHVMVGGAPLSPLYAGKIQAHYSADASSAVTIAKELLNVA; encoded by the coding sequence ATGAATGTAATATTATCCGAGATAGCTAACGCTGTGTTAGATGGAGAAGCAAAAAACATTGTTCTTCTATGCCAGAAAGCCGTAGCGGAGAATGTACCCGTCGCCGATATTTTAAAAAAGGGCTTGATAGCTGGTATGAATGAAGTTGGCATATTGTTTAAGGAAGGAGAGATGTTTGTTCCGGAAGTTTTGGTATCCGCCAAGACTTTGCAATACGGAGTAGATTATCTCTCCCCCTACCTCAAGGAAGCTGGTGTGGAGGTAAGCGGCAAAATCATTACCGTAACGGTCGAAGGCGATTTACACGACATTGGTATCAAACTTGTAGGGATGATGCTAGAAGGTGCTGGATTTGAAGTAATAAACCTTGGAGTGGACCGAAAAGCAGCAGATATTATAGCCAAAGTTAAGGAATTAAAACCTGACATATTAGCAATGTCAGCAATGTTAACGACAACAATGGGAAAAATGGAAGAAGTCATAGCTCTTTTAAAGCAAGAGGGACTATATGACCAATTACATGTTATGGTTGGAGGGGCTCCTTTAAGTCCTCTATATGCTGGAAAGATTCAAGCACACTATTCTGCTGATGCCAGTAGCGCGGTGACCATTGCTAAAGAATTGCTTAATGTTGCATAA
- a CDS encoding (2Fe-2S)-binding protein — protein METRELNFIVNGKAQRVAVRTNWTLAQVLREQLGLLGTKVGCGEGECGACTVIMNGRTVTSCLVLAVQAEGAEIITIEGLSSEDGKILHPIQAAFIEAGAIQCGYCTPGMVMSTLALLEKHPDPTDEEIRYGLTGNLCRCTGYQKIFDAVKKAAKKIRGDE, from the coding sequence ATGGAGACGAGAGAACTTAATTTTATTGTAAATGGCAAAGCTCAAAGAGTCGCGGTGCGTACCAACTGGACGCTGGCGCAGGTGCTTAGAGAGCAGCTTGGTCTTTTAGGAACAAAAGTCGGATGCGGCGAAGGCGAATGCGGCGCCTGCACCGTCATCATGAACGGCAGGACGGTCACCTCCTGCCTTGTGCTCGCGGTTCAGGCCGAAGGCGCGGAAATTATCACCATAGAGGGGCTTTCCTCAGAGGACGGCAAAATCCTTCACCCGATTCAGGCGGCGTTTATAGAGGCGGGGGCCATACAGTGCGGCTACTGCACTCCCGGAATGGTCATGTCGACACTTGCGCTTCTTGAAAAACATCCCGACCCTACTGACGAAGAGATCAGATACGGCCTTACCGGAAATCTATGCAGATGCACCGGCTATCAGAAAATATTTGATGCAGTGAAGAAAGCGGCTAAAAAGATTCGGGGTGACGAGTGA
- a CDS encoding FAD binding domain-containing protein: MNNLHYYSPENLSDALGYLADHPEVKVLAGGTDLIAKWKKTGFPDMTLLDTGRIKDFSEIKELESGLFIGAGATMEQVQYDEKILKYFPILAEAASKVGSVQIRNRATIGGNCCNAAPSADTVLPLLVYEAEVMIVSQNSEKRCPLDKFFVGPGKTILQKGELVSGFVLPFHAAEGGASFVKHSRRPGMDLATIGAAIRLECLTDEKKIKKLVIALGAVAPTPILVKSLAQFHGIDASLEENISAIAKYAASCATPITDVRGSMEYRKEMLEERIADSLRAALNK; the protein is encoded by the coding sequence ATGAACAATTTACACTATTATTCACCTGAAAATTTGTCAGACGCGCTCGGCTATCTTGCGGACCATCCGGAAGTTAAAGTGCTGGCCGGAGGCACCGACCTCATAGCTAAGTGGAAAAAAACGGGATTCCCCGACATGACGTTGCTTGATACCGGCCGCATCAAAGATTTCAGTGAGATCAAGGAGCTGGAATCGGGACTCTTTATAGGCGCCGGCGCCACAATGGAGCAGGTGCAGTATGACGAGAAGATATTAAAATATTTCCCCATCCTGGCCGAAGCCGCAAGCAAAGTAGGCTCCGTGCAGATCAGAAACAGAGCCACCATCGGAGGCAACTGCTGCAACGCGGCGCCTTCGGCGGACACGGTGCTTCCTTTGCTGGTCTACGAAGCGGAGGTCATGATCGTTTCACAAAATTCGGAGAAGCGCTGCCCTCTAGATAAGTTTTTTGTAGGCCCAGGGAAAACTATTCTCCAAAAAGGAGAACTGGTAAGCGGTTTTGTGCTGCCGTTCCACGCAGCAGAAGGCGGAGCCTCTTTTGTAAAACACAGCAGACGCCCCGGGATGGACCTTGCGACGATAGGCGCCGCGATCCGTCTGGAATGCTTAACTGACGAAAAAAAGATAAAAAAGCTTGTCATAGCGCTTGGAGCGGTTGCCCCAACTCCGATACTGGTAAAGTCACTTGCGCAGTTCCACGGTATTGACGCGTCACTGGAAGAAAACATATCCGCAATCGCCAAGTACGCAGCCTCCTGCGCCACGCCCATAACGGACGTCAGGGGAAGCATGGAATATCGCAAAGAAATGCTGGAAGAAAGAATAGCCGACTCTCTAAGAGCGGCGCTCAACAAGTAG
- a CDS encoding BCCT family transporter: MLKEQNSAISKKQNMIVSSVSLGFLLIFVAMAFMDIDLVTKLVNISFSFSIKYFGAIWQILLFGTFFMSIALAFSKYGEVKLGGMDKPEFSTFRWVCMIMCTLLAGGGVFWSAAEPMYYFLNVPPAFTGIENATKEAVAPALCQAFLHWGFYAWAILGTLGTIVLMYSCYCKGMPLAPRSLIYPLLGEKGVYGIWGSLVDATTLIATAAGTIGPIGFLGLQMSYAISNMTGIPDVFTTQLAVIAVVTVAYTLTAITPIYKGINHVSFVNICLTIFVIIFILLFGPGAFIIDSFCSAMGLYMGGDFIRLALFRGNTEWIGWWTIFFFAWFLGYGPMMAVFCARVSRGRTIRELMLAVSVVAAIATNAWFSVLGGAGIFYELATPGSVSTALNSSGLPAALLSIIRQLPLQSLMIPVILVLVALFLVTTGAGMTYSMAISVSGKENPPIWLRVVWGVVMGAVAALLIRLGAGGIGALQNFIVFTAVPLTFYYFPTLWLGPKCAKIMYEMQFKKDE; the protein is encoded by the coding sequence ATGTTAAAGGAACAGAATAGTGCAATTTCCAAGAAACAAAATATGATAGTTTCGTCAGTTAGTCTCGGGTTTCTACTTATATTTGTCGCGATGGCGTTTATGGATATTGATCTTGTCACTAAATTAGTAAATATCTCATTTTCTTTTTCTATAAAATATTTTGGAGCCATTTGGCAGATACTTTTGTTTGGAACCTTCTTTATGTCGATAGCTCTTGCTTTTAGTAAATACGGTGAGGTGAAGTTGGGTGGGATGGATAAACCTGAGTTCTCCACATTTCGGTGGGTGTGTATGATAATGTGTACGTTGCTTGCAGGCGGCGGAGTGTTTTGGTCGGCAGCCGAACCTATGTACTATTTTCTTAATGTCCCCCCTGCATTCACAGGCATAGAGAATGCAACGAAAGAAGCTGTGGCCCCTGCACTGTGTCAGGCCTTTCTCCATTGGGGGTTTTATGCGTGGGCTATATTAGGAACTCTTGGAACCATTGTTCTGATGTACAGTTGTTATTGCAAGGGTATGCCATTGGCCCCACGGTCCCTCATATACCCACTTCTTGGCGAGAAGGGGGTATATGGTATATGGGGTTCTCTCGTCGATGCTACAACCTTAATAGCAACTGCTGCTGGCACCATTGGCCCAATTGGTTTCTTGGGGCTTCAAATGAGTTATGCGATTTCAAACATGACAGGAATCCCGGATGTTTTTACCACTCAGCTTGCTGTTATTGCAGTGGTTACGGTTGCATATACACTTACAGCAATAACTCCAATATATAAAGGGATTAACCATGTGAGTTTTGTAAATATATGCTTAACCATATTTGTAATTATATTTATACTATTGTTCGGCCCGGGGGCATTTATTATTGATTCCTTCTGTTCAGCGATGGGGTTATATATGGGCGGAGATTTTATACGGCTAGCGCTTTTCAGAGGAAACACAGAATGGATCGGTTGGTGGACGATCTTCTTCTTTGCATGGTTCCTTGGTTATGGTCCTATGATGGCAGTTTTTTGTGCAAGAGTTTCAAGAGGTAGGACGATTCGTGAATTGATGCTAGCAGTTTCGGTTGTAGCCGCGATTGCAACAAACGCATGGTTTTCGGTTCTTGGTGGTGCCGGAATTTTTTACGAATTGGCGACTCCAGGCTCTGTCTCCACCGCACTGAATAGTAGCGGGCTCCCTGCCGCGTTGTTGTCAATTATTCGCCAATTACCGCTACAGAGCTTAATGATACCTGTGATATTGGTACTGGTTGCTCTATTCCTCGTTACAACAGGGGCTGGGATGACGTATTCGATGGCTATATCTGTCTCTGGAAAAGAAAATCCGCCGATATGGTTGAGAGTTGTCTGGGGGGTGGTTATGGGAGCGGTAGCCGCGCTTCTAATACGCTTAGGTGCTGGTGGTATAGGGGCTCTCCAAAATTTTATTGTATTTACGGCAGTGCCCCTTACTTTCTATTATTTCCCGACTTTGTGGCTGGGGCCTAAATGCGCTAAGATAATGTATGAAATGCAGTTTAAGAAAGATGAATAA
- the yqeB gene encoding selenium-dependent molybdenum cofactor biosynthesis protein YqeB translates to MTPYGGLVIVRGGGDLATGIIYRLWRCGFRVLSLEVSAPLAVRRTVSAASAVFDGECVIDGMPVKRISSADGFSGVQGVSVIVDPEGDSIARLRPDIVIDAVMAKRNTGTNINMAPMVIGIGPGFTAKVDVHYVVETKRGHYLGRLLSEGGAIPNTGIPGMEMGYTTERLLRAPAEGYMEQFAEIGDHVTAGAVVGRIGGADVCAQIDGILRGLIHPSVYVTEGMKIGDVDPRNIREHCFSITDKALAIAGGVLEAVLRNNAESKSF, encoded by the coding sequence ATGACACCCTACGGCGGATTGGTAATAGTAAGGGGCGGCGGAGATCTGGCTACCGGCATCATCTACCGGCTGTGGAGGTGTGGCTTTCGAGTCCTCTCGCTCGAAGTATCTGCGCCCCTTGCCGTAAGGCGCACGGTCTCCGCGGCATCTGCCGTTTTTGATGGTGAATGTGTTATAGATGGAATGCCGGTCAAAAGGATATCGTCAGCCGATGGATTTTCCGGCGTACAAGGCGTATCCGTTATCGTAGACCCCGAGGGGGATTCCATAGCCCGCCTGCGTCCTGATATCGTCATAGACGCCGTCATGGCAAAGCGCAATACGGGAACTAATATAAATATGGCGCCAATGGTTATAGGGATAGGTCCTGGATTTACGGCCAAGGTTGATGTTCATTATGTAGTTGAGACAAAACGCGGACATTACCTTGGCCGTTTACTGTCTGAAGGCGGCGCCATTCCAAACACCGGGATTCCGGGGATGGAGATGGGGTATACGACAGAACGGCTTCTCAGGGCACCCGCCGAAGGCTACATGGAACAGTTCGCAGAAATCGGCGATCACGTTACGGCGGGCGCGGTAGTCGGCCGTATCGGCGGCGCTGACGTTTGCGCGCAGATAGACGGCATCCTTCGAGGATTGATACATCCCTCCGTTTATGTGACAGAGGGAATGAAAATCGGGGATGTGGATCCAAGAAATATACGAGAGCATTGTTTTTCCATAACAGATAAGGCTCTGGCGATTGCAGGAGGAGTACTTGAAGCGGTCCTCAGAAACAACGCAGAGTCAAAAAGCTTCTAG
- a CDS encoding xanthine dehydrogenase family protein molybdopterin-binding subunit — protein MADVHYEKGDYTVIGSRQPYLDAKDKVTGRLNYVSDIHLAGMLHGRALRSPYPHAKILSIDISEALKVPGIKCVLTGKNVEQQKWGPATKDEYLLAVDKVNFVGDEVAAVAGVDEESCEEALSKIKVEYEVLPAVLNMHDAMKEGAPLIHPEFPNNVNHHLFIPRGDIDEVFKNAYYVHEGKYETSLEYQAYIEPMGGVSTWDSNGNLTIYAGIQTPTWSRYDYAVALNIPVEKIRIVQPPFGGGFGAKLSQQVHPLGALLSKYAQQPVRFFLDRVEDFQCGLPRVPMYMDIKTAWSKEGKYLGKKVNILADNGAYGSYGIPIVLTAMYRIDIMYQVSVLHSECNLVYTNKVPTGCFRGFGNSQMHFVHETHLDEVAEHLNIAPDELRLRNIAVPGYLNPHGWKTNSVEIEKCIEQGVGDSNFHEKRKKYSAMNTANDDHIKKGIGMAATVHVSGNRSFIKPFEGAAVLLRMNEQGKIYIYSNEPDMGQGIRTTLSMCVADALKVDFEHICVPDPDSNIVPFGLGCFASRGTYMATGAMRMAVDDMKSKLITLAADVLNVDEKDLELKEGAVVCISDPSKKAPYAELAWKHVCDNPGQHILGIGHFTPAGVEYPDATKYNNISGGYAFGCHVAEVEVNTKTGQIKVPELWGIHDVGQAINKLALEGQIQGGMAQGYGWALMEHLRHNDKGKVINACFLDYQLPTAADIPVIHADVVDSFEWTTGFGAKSIGECCFNATAPAIQNAIYNAIGIRFNELPITAEKVLKALNEKKAEEGK, from the coding sequence ATGGCCGACGTCCATTATGAAAAGGGAGACTACACGGTTATAGGTTCGAGGCAGCCCTATCTTGACGCCAAGGACAAAGTTACGGGCAGACTCAATTATGTGAGCGACATACATCTTGCGGGAATGCTTCACGGACGCGCCCTTCGCAGCCCGTATCCGCACGCGAAGATTCTCTCCATAGACATTTCCGAAGCGCTGAAAGTGCCTGGCATCAAATGTGTGCTTACGGGAAAGAACGTCGAACAGCAGAAATGGGGCCCTGCAACAAAAGACGAATATCTTCTTGCCGTCGATAAGGTAAATTTCGTCGGCGACGAAGTTGCCGCAGTGGCCGGCGTTGATGAAGAATCGTGCGAAGAGGCTCTTTCAAAAATCAAAGTGGAATATGAGGTGCTTCCCGCCGTGCTCAATATGCACGACGCCATGAAAGAGGGCGCTCCCCTTATCCACCCTGAATTTCCAAATAACGTCAATCACCACCTCTTTATTCCGCGTGGCGATATCGACGAAGTTTTTAAAAACGCCTACTACGTACACGAAGGAAAATACGAGACGAGCCTGGAGTATCAGGCGTACATCGAACCGATGGGCGGCGTCTCGACATGGGACAGCAACGGCAATCTCACGATTTACGCGGGCATCCAGACCCCTACATGGTCTAGATATGACTACGCTGTGGCGCTGAATATCCCAGTAGAAAAAATCCGTATCGTTCAGCCCCCGTTCGGCGGCGGCTTCGGCGCAAAACTTTCACAGCAGGTCCACCCGCTGGGCGCGCTGCTTTCAAAATATGCGCAGCAGCCGGTGCGTTTTTTCCTCGACAGAGTTGAAGATTTTCAGTGCGGACTTCCCAGAGTGCCCATGTATATGGATATAAAAACGGCGTGGAGCAAAGAGGGAAAATATCTTGGCAAAAAGGTGAACATACTTGCGGACAACGGAGCCTACGGCTCTTACGGCATCCCGATAGTCCTCACCGCGATGTACCGTATCGACATAATGTATCAGGTGTCGGTGCTGCACTCGGAATGCAACCTTGTCTATACCAACAAGGTGCCGACCGGCTGCTTCCGCGGCTTTGGAAACTCTCAGATGCACTTTGTGCACGAAACGCATCTTGATGAAGTAGCAGAACATCTCAACATAGCTCCGGACGAACTTCGTCTGCGCAACATAGCGGTTCCCGGCTATCTCAATCCTCACGGATGGAAGACCAACAGCGTAGAGATAGAAAAATGTATAGAACAGGGCGTTGGAGATTCCAATTTCCACGAGAAGAGGAAAAAATATTCGGCCATGAACACGGCAAACGACGACCACATCAAAAAGGGAATAGGCATGGCGGCCACCGTGCATGTTTCCGGCAATAGGTCGTTTATAAAGCCGTTTGAAGGCGCGGCAGTCCTTCTCAGAATGAACGAGCAGGGCAAAATATACATCTACAGCAACGAGCCCGACATGGGGCAGGGCATAAGAACTACGCTCTCCATGTGCGTAGCAGACGCGCTGAAAGTAGATTTTGAACATATCTGCGTGCCTGATCCTGATTCAAACATCGTCCCATTCGGGCTCGGCTGTTTTGCAAGCCGCGGCACCTATATGGCGACGGGCGCGATGCGCATGGCTGTCGACGACATGAAATCGAAGCTGATAACATTAGCCGCAGACGTTTTGAACGTGGATGAAAAAGATCTGGAGCTGAAAGAGGGCGCGGTCGTCTGTATCTCCGATCCTTCCAAAAAAGCTCCGTATGCGGAATTGGCGTGGAAACACGTCTGCGACAACCCCGGTCAGCATATCTTGGGAATCGGTCATTTCACGCCGGCCGGCGTGGAATATCCCGACGCCACAAAATATAACAACATCTCCGGCGGCTACGCGTTCGGATGCCATGTGGCGGAGGTTGAGGTCAACACTAAGACCGGACAGATAAAAGTGCCGGAGCTTTGGGGCATACATGACGTCGGACAGGCCATCAACAAGCTTGCGCTCGAGGGACAGATCCAGGGAGGCATGGCGCAGGGATACGGCTGGGCCTTGATGGAACATCTGCGCCACAATGATAAGGGCAAAGTAATCAACGCCTGCTTCCTAGACTATCAGCTTCCGACAGCGGCGGACATCCCCGTCATCCACGCCGACGTCGTAGACAGCTTTGAATGGACAACTGGTTTTGGCGCAAAATCAATAGGAGAATGCTGCTTCAACGCGACGGCTCCAGCTATACAAAACGCAATATACAACGCCATAGGGATAAGGTTCAACGAGCTTCCCATTACGGCGGAGAAGGTCTTAAAAGCGCTCAATGAAAAAAAGGCGGAGGAGGGTAAATAA
- a CDS encoding uroporphyrinogen decarboxylase family protein, translating into MNTSRKDLVFKALRFEEVERVPWVPFTGVHCAKLIGVDAETYLRSPQNIVEGVKVAAERYFADGVCSVFDLQIEAEALGCALKWSKNNPPAVATHILDYKDITELPELTPDLGRIRDALYATKTLKEDIGEHTAIFALICGPFTLALHLAGAKFLTDMIEEPARADEVLKFCADVARKMSRWYVEAGADVVALVDPMTSQISPRHFKKYVMNTVEPAISEVKKLGGLVTLFCCGDATKNIELMMQCKPDGIAFDEQVSISVSKEIAKKYNVAVEGNLHLTTTLLFGNPYECVEDAKHCIDEGGYTGYILSPGCDLPFDTPEYNLEAIGRYVVLGETPSLNTGFMSLDEALANCDASSEGFDDVEIKPGEIFVEIVTLDSEGCAPCQYMMESLHRVKDNYGDKLTYRETLIKSLAGIKRVGQIGVKNLPSMLINNELVFDNIVPTDEDLIKELNKRISLSVKIK; encoded by the coding sequence TTGAATACTTCGCGAAAAGATTTAGTTTTTAAGGCACTACGTTTTGAGGAAGTCGAAAGAGTGCCTTGGGTACCATTTACGGGGGTACATTGTGCAAAGCTGATTGGTGTTGATGCAGAGACGTACCTACGTTCTCCTCAAAATATCGTCGAAGGGGTTAAGGTCGCCGCAGAGCGGTATTTTGCTGATGGAGTCTGTTCTGTTTTTGATCTTCAAATTGAAGCCGAGGCTTTAGGGTGTGCTCTAAAATGGTCAAAAAATAATCCTCCCGCTGTTGCAACTCATATATTAGACTATAAAGATATAACTGAACTCCCAGAATTGACCCCGGACTTAGGACGTATCAGGGATGCTTTGTATGCAACAAAAACTTTAAAAGAAGATATCGGAGAACATACCGCTATATTTGCTCTTATATGTGGTCCTTTTACCTTGGCGTTACATCTAGCAGGTGCTAAATTCTTAACAGACATGATAGAAGAGCCTGCAAGAGCAGACGAGGTACTCAAATTTTGCGCTGATGTAGCAAGAAAAATGTCCAGATGGTATGTCGAGGCTGGCGCTGATGTAGTGGCCTTGGTGGATCCAATGACCAGCCAAATTTCTCCTAGACATTTTAAAAAATATGTCATGAACACGGTAGAGCCGGCCATCTCCGAGGTCAAAAAGTTAGGGGGACTTGTGACTCTGTTTTGCTGCGGAGATGCCACCAAAAATATAGAGTTGATGATGCAATGTAAACCTGATGGCATTGCATTTGACGAACAGGTGAGCATTTCGGTATCTAAAGAAATTGCAAAAAAATATAACGTAGCTGTGGAGGGGAACCTTCATTTGACTACAACGTTACTGTTTGGTAATCCTTATGAATGCGTTGAAGATGCAAAGCACTGTATCGACGAAGGCGGATATACAGGATATATACTTTCTCCTGGATGTGACCTCCCGTTTGATACTCCAGAATATAATTTAGAAGCCATTGGTAGATATGTTGTATTAGGAGAAACGCCCTCACTTAACACTGGATTTATGTCTCTCGATGAGGCCTTGGCTAATTGCGACGCGTCTAGTGAGGGTTTTGATGATGTTGAGATAAAGCCGGGTGAGATATTTGTTGAAATTGTAACTTTGGATTCAGAAGGATGTGCTCCATGCCAGTATATGATGGAATCATTGCATAGAGTTAAGGATAATTACGGTGATAAATTAACCTATCGTGAAACTCTTATAAAAAGTTTAGCTGGCATCAAACGTGTAGGGCAAATAGGAGTTAAAAATCTGCCCTCCATGCTTATTAATAATGAACTTGTATTTGACAATATAGTTCCTACCGACGAAGATCTTATAAAAGAATTAAATAAACGAATATCACTCTCTGTAAAAATAAAATAA
- a CDS encoding trimethylamine methyltransferase family protein, with product MSMKPILSFLSEQEIKLVHQTSLRILSEIGMKMPHKEALEVLMKAGAAVNETTGIVKFPSCLVDKALETVPKRADVTLYAQTPEHDVNFVDNLPTNVCMTMAIDVIDPWNGERRPASNEDLARLTWLADRSPVIAVNGGLVTPQDVPGAYNDWYTWATCLQNTTKHITGGMLGAKCVRDAVEMASIALGSKELFYKRPCISGWVLTLPCLGIDFESLDAMMEMNRLNIPIILTSGPMVGASAPMSCAGALAQAHAEILACITLAQLVNPGSPVIYTSFVRSLDMRTVTACMGSPESGMMRAAMAQLGRYFDLPIRMPALLRDSKVLDAQAGFETALTGALNIFNADLMDSMQLDSDLLVDYADLIFTPDCVQALQRVSRGINVTEKAMDDSVSAINEIGCGGSFLEHPMSFKNCRKEIWHPKVHNRQNYSVWKEAGAKDVHKTATEKVITLLEERKGPLLSQDKCDAINAVLKKLL from the coding sequence ATGTCAATGAAACCTATATTAAGTTTTTTGTCTGAACAGGAGATTAAACTTGTTCATCAAACATCTTTGCGAATTCTATCCGAAATAGGTATGAAGATGCCGCATAAAGAAGCTCTCGAAGTATTGATGAAGGCAGGGGCAGCGGTTAACGAAACAACGGGAATCGTCAAATTCCCTTCATGCTTGGTAGATAAAGCTTTGGAAACTGTACCCAAGCGTGCGGATGTCACACTGTATGCCCAAACCCCTGAACACGATGTAAATTTTGTTGATAATTTGCCCACAAATGTATGTATGACGATGGCGATCGATGTAATTGATCCATGGAATGGCGAACGTCGTCCTGCTAGCAATGAAGATTTGGCCAGATTGACTTGGTTAGCGGACCGTTCTCCCGTAATCGCGGTTAATGGGGGGCTTGTAACTCCTCAAGATGTACCAGGTGCGTATAATGACTGGTATACATGGGCTACATGTCTCCAGAATACCACAAAACATATCACAGGTGGAATGTTGGGGGCCAAATGTGTGCGCGATGCTGTAGAAATGGCTTCCATTGCACTAGGTAGTAAAGAGCTGTTTTATAAACGCCCGTGTATTTCTGGTTGGGTGCTTACATTACCTTGTCTTGGAATAGACTTTGAGTCTCTTGACGCAATGATGGAAATGAATCGGCTCAACATTCCTATAATTTTGACATCAGGGCCAATGGTAGGGGCTTCTGCCCCGATGAGCTGTGCCGGAGCTCTTGCTCAAGCACATGCTGAGATCCTCGCTTGTATAACATTGGCTCAACTAGTGAACCCTGGTTCCCCCGTGATTTATACCAGCTTTGTGCGTAGTTTAGATATGCGTACAGTAACAGCATGCATGGGAAGTCCAGAATCTGGAATGATGAGGGCAGCTATGGCTCAACTTGGCAGATATTTCGACCTTCCAATAAGGATGCCAGCTTTATTGCGTGATTCAAAGGTTTTAGATGCTCAGGCTGGTTTTGAGACAGCTCTTACTGGGGCGTTGAATATTTTTAATGCAGACTTAATGGACTCCATGCAACTAGATTCAGACCTATTAGTTGATTATGCCGATTTAATTTTTACTCCTGATTGTGTGCAAGCTCTGCAGCGGGTTTCTAGAGGTATTAATGTCACTGAAAAAGCAATGGACGATTCTGTGTCCGCAATCAACGAGATTGGCTGTGGAGGGAGTTTCTTGGAGCATCCCATGTCGTTTAAAAACTGTAGAAAAGAAATATGGCATCCTAAAGTTCACAATAGACAAAACTATAGTGTTTGGAAAGAAGCGGGCGCTAAAGATGTCCATAAAACGGCTACTGAAAAAGTGATAACTTTGTTAGAAGAAAGAAAAGGACCATTGCTTTCTCAAGACAAGTGCGATGCCATTAATGCAGTTCTGAAAAAGTTACTCTAG